Proteins encoded by one window of Cuniculiplasma divulgatum:
- a CDS encoding cyclodeaminase/cyclohydrolase family protein: MIDLNNFMRELESSSPAPGGGSAAALVGAVSASLGLMVSRLTEGKKGYEDQQEEIRRITNEMIEVKELLMAGIEEDTASFNGIGAARKLPKSNDEEKRIRKEAMDRAMRDAIRSPWKIAMNCQRAMRLNSRLLKIGNRNASSDAAAGLIMAKAAADSALLNVRINLKYMNNNSYSEEQLLKIKLFSEDCETILRDSLSLFNRLMDPEGEA, from the coding sequence ATGATTGATCTAAATAATTTTATGAGAGAACTTGAATCCTCATCCCCTGCACCAGGTGGTGGATCTGCAGCTGCACTTGTAGGAGCAGTATCTGCCTCTCTCGGTTTGATGGTTTCTCGTTTAACTGAAGGGAAGAAAGGTTACGAAGACCAGCAGGAAGAAATTCGCCGAATAACAAATGAAATGATTGAAGTAAAAGAGCTACTAATGGCAGGAATAGAGGAGGATACGGCATCATTTAATGGGATTGGTGCAGCAAGGAAACTCCCTAAATCTAACGATGAGGAAAAAAGGATCAGAAAGGAAGCAATGGACAGGGCAATGAGAGATGCAATTAGGAGCCCATGGAAGATAGCAATGAACTGCCAGAGAGCAATGAGGCTTAACAGCAGGTTACTGAAAATAGGAAACAGGAACGCATCATCAGACGCCGCAGCAGGTCTCATCATGGCCAAAGCCGCCGCTGACTCTGCACTGCTAAATGTTAGAATAAATCTGAAATACATGAATAATAACTCCTACAGTGAAGAACAGCTACTCAAAATCAAGTTATTCTCTGAAGACTGTGAAACCATTCTCAGGGATTCTCTAAGCCTATTCAACAGGTTGATGGATCCTGAAGGTGAGGCGTAG
- the ilvA gene encoding threonine ammonia-lyase → MSESKQMPTFQDIQDARKFLRGKTEITPLMYSKTFSDMFNAPIYLKLENFQKTGSFKSRGALFKISMLTEKEKTAGVVACSAGNHAQGVAFAARASGISSKIVMPSYTISAKINAVRNYGAEILLHGDSYAESYLEAKRIALSEGRTFIDGFNDRFIISGQGTIGLEIIEQLPEVENVIVPTGGGGLISGIAMAIKESGKTTRVYGVQSENCDAVIQNLSGGPVVGSRGFTIADGIAVQNPGDMNIELIRKYVDNVVSVNDEQMAYALFKLLERQKIVVEASGAAPLAAIMSRKIDLKGKPTVLVVSGGNIDLLLLSKIIFKSMEIDLGLVRIECKIPDRPGTLQKITSSISASGANIFHAEVDNLSQDTPVGYQNIRFSINVRDKDHLDILLERLKESGYKFVVKSD, encoded by the coding sequence ATGTCAGAAAGTAAACAAATGCCAACATTTCAGGACATACAGGATGCGAGAAAATTCCTCAGGGGAAAAACAGAGATTACTCCACTCATGTATTCAAAAACATTTTCAGACATGTTCAATGCACCTATTTACCTGAAGCTCGAAAACTTTCAGAAGACAGGCTCATTTAAATCCAGAGGTGCGCTTTTCAAGATAAGTATGCTCACCGAAAAAGAAAAGACCGCCGGTGTTGTGGCCTGCAGCGCTGGAAATCATGCGCAGGGGGTAGCTTTTGCTGCCAGGGCAAGTGGAATAAGTTCAAAAATAGTAATGCCTTCCTACACAATAAGTGCTAAGATTAACGCTGTGAGGAACTACGGTGCAGAAATACTTCTTCATGGTGATAGTTACGCGGAATCATATCTGGAGGCAAAGAGGATCGCACTGAGCGAAGGCAGAACATTCATAGATGGATTCAACGACAGGTTCATAATTTCAGGTCAGGGCACCATTGGTCTGGAAATCATTGAACAGTTGCCAGAGGTTGAAAATGTGATTGTGCCGACGGGAGGTGGGGGACTCATATCTGGTATAGCAATGGCAATAAAGGAATCAGGAAAAACAACCAGGGTTTACGGAGTGCAGAGCGAGAACTGTGATGCAGTAATTCAGAATCTTTCAGGTGGACCAGTAGTTGGTTCAAGAGGATTCACAATAGCAGATGGAATTGCGGTCCAGAATCCAGGGGACATGAATATTGAACTAATCAGGAAATATGTGGATAACGTAGTCAGTGTTAACGATGAACAGATGGCATATGCATTATTCAAGTTACTTGAGAGGCAGAAGATAGTAGTGGAGGCATCAGGAGCAGCACCACTGGCTGCCATTATGTCACGAAAGATAGACTTAAAAGGAAAACCTACAGTACTTGTAGTTTCAGGTGGAAATATTGATCTCCTCCTTCTTTCAAAAATAATATTCAAGAGTATGGAAATAGACCTAGGGTTGGTAAGGATCGAGTGTAAGATACCTGACAGGCCTGGGACGCTTCAGAAAATTACATCCTCCATATCCGCGTCAGGAGCAAATATATTTCATGCAGAAGTGGATAACCTTTCTCAGGATACGCCGGTAGGTTACCAGAATATTCGGTTCAGTATTAATGTCCGGGACAAGGATCATCTCGATATACTTCTTGAAAGACTAAAAGAATCTGGCTATAAATTTGTCGTAAAATCCGATTGA
- a CDS encoding OBG GTPase family GTP-binding protein, with the protein MTTIEDRIKEIEEEIHKTKYNKATESHIGLLKAKMAKLQLDAEKAGHSGGKGGFSIPKSGDASVALVGYPNVGKSSLLNAITGTESEVGNFAFTTLTVIPGTLKYKGTQIQILDLPGIIDNAALGSGRGREVLSMVRAVDLILLISDVECKGMDRIIEELRKSGIVINRKKKNISMKRMNTGGIKIRKPRSLDLNEDRIKAIAKEFKLTNLELYIRENITDDDLIDFFRGNVVYIPALVVINKIDMPHDESKIDAMKRYGKVIRVSASSKVGVDELKEALYDELNLVRVFLRNKAGVIDFERPLVLTEGATIREVCRKISREMIESFRYAIITSESAKIRDMRVGLDYGVSDGDIVTVISKF; encoded by the coding sequence TTGACCACAATAGAGGATAGAATTAAGGAGATAGAAGAAGAGATTCATAAAACTAAATATAACAAAGCAACAGAATCTCATATCGGTCTGCTTAAAGCCAAGATGGCAAAACTCCAGCTTGACGCTGAAAAAGCCGGACATTCTGGTGGAAAGGGTGGGTTTTCCATCCCGAAATCTGGAGATGCTTCCGTGGCTCTGGTTGGCTATCCAAATGTTGGAAAAAGCAGTCTACTTAACGCAATTACAGGAACAGAAAGTGAAGTAGGAAATTTCGCATTCACAACCCTCACAGTAATTCCAGGCACTCTAAAATACAAGGGTACACAGATTCAGATCCTCGATCTTCCAGGAATCATAGATAATGCAGCCCTGGGGTCTGGCAGAGGAAGAGAGGTGTTAAGTATGGTTAGAGCAGTTGATCTTATTCTGCTTATATCTGATGTGGAATGCAAGGGAATGGACAGGATCATAGAGGAACTGAGAAAATCAGGTATAGTGATAAACAGGAAGAAAAAAAACATTTCAATGAAGCGCATGAATACAGGTGGAATAAAGATAAGGAAACCTAGGAGCCTTGACCTGAATGAAGATAGAATTAAGGCAATTGCCAAGGAATTCAAGCTAACAAATCTTGAACTTTACATAAGGGAGAATATAACTGACGATGACCTTATTGATTTTTTCAGGGGAAATGTTGTCTATATACCGGCACTTGTAGTCATTAATAAGATAGATATGCCTCACGATGAAAGTAAGATAGATGCAATGAAAAGATATGGTAAGGTAATAAGAGTATCTGCATCATCAAAGGTAGGAGTTGATGAACTAAAGGAGGCACTCTATGATGAGTTGAATCTTGTAAGGGTATTTCTCAGGAATAAGGCAGGAGTTATTGACTTTGAAAGACCCCTTGTTCTTACAGAAGGGGCAACCATAAGGGAAGTTTGCAGGAAGATAAGCAGGGAGATGATTGAATCTTTCAGATATGCTATAATAACCAGTGAATCTGCAAAAATAAGAGACATGAGGGTTGGCCTTGACTACGGTGTATCAGATGGTGATATTGTTACCGTAATCAGCAAATTCTGA
- a CDS encoding adenylosuccinate synthase → MRSLVLGLQFGDEGKGKITDFVSGKDSIMVRYNGGTNAGHTVVTSKGTFKFHLLPAGSLRSKTIVLGNGMVIDPEALIAEIKTVRPENPRLKILISSAANVVTKLHKAMDKAQEEMRGASKIGTTSHGIGPTYEEKYSRNGIRIGDLKDINVVKQKLSLISRMRESELRGTEYQSEEKLNQLANELAGFWPQIKDYVTRTESFLFDCVNSGEEMVFEGGHGTMLDIDFGSYPYVTSSNTISGAIHTGSGVSLRKISRIIGVIKSYTSRVGEGPFPTELSGTDADRLREAGAEYGTTTGRPRRVGWLDIPLVKYASELNDVDELSITKLDVLGTFKEISICKSYRPEVMNPMNVLMGYAMAEPQYIHMDSWGKLKESEIEHIVETGYKSVPPEMKNYIETVETLCGKPVRIISIGKIRESTIIKE, encoded by the coding sequence ATGAGAAGCCTTGTACTTGGATTGCAATTTGGTGACGAGGGGAAGGGAAAGATAACTGATTTTGTTTCCGGAAAGGATTCAATTATGGTAAGATATAATGGCGGTACAAATGCCGGACATACAGTCGTCACCAGTAAGGGTACATTCAAGTTTCATCTCCTTCCTGCAGGTTCTCTTCGATCTAAAACAATTGTTCTTGGAAATGGTATGGTCATAGATCCTGAAGCACTTATTGCAGAGATTAAGACCGTACGACCAGAAAATCCAAGACTGAAAATACTCATAAGTTCAGCCGCTAATGTTGTTACAAAACTTCATAAGGCAATGGACAAGGCTCAGGAGGAGATGCGTGGTGCAAGCAAGATAGGAACCACATCCCATGGAATAGGCCCAACCTATGAAGAGAAATATTCAAGAAATGGTATTAGAATAGGAGACCTGAAAGATATAAATGTTGTCAAACAGAAGCTTTCGCTCATTTCAAGAATGAGAGAATCCGAGCTAAGGGGAACTGAATATCAATCGGAGGAAAAACTAAATCAGCTCGCCAATGAACTTGCTGGCTTCTGGCCACAGATCAAAGATTATGTAACAAGAACTGAATCATTTCTATTTGACTGCGTGAATAGTGGAGAAGAGATGGTTTTTGAGGGTGGTCACGGAACAATGCTAGACATTGATTTTGGATCATATCCCTATGTTACCTCATCAAATACAATTTCTGGCGCTATACATACTGGTTCTGGAGTTTCACTAAGAAAAATAAGCAGGATAATTGGTGTAATAAAATCCTATACTTCCAGGGTTGGTGAGGGGCCGTTTCCCACAGAGCTAAGTGGAACTGATGCAGACCGTCTCAGGGAGGCTGGTGCTGAATATGGTACAACCACTGGCAGACCAAGAAGAGTTGGATGGCTGGATATTCCTCTTGTGAAGTATGCATCTGAACTAAACGATGTTGATGAACTCTCAATCACTAAACTTGACGTTCTTGGAACTTTTAAGGAAATTTCCATATGTAAATCTTATAGACCGGAAGTAATGAATCCAATGAACGTTTTAATGGGTTACGCTATGGCAGAACCTCAATATATACACATGGATAGCTGGGGAAAACTTAAGGAATCTGAGATCGAACATATTGTTGAAACTGGTTATAAAAGTGTGCCACCCGAGATGAAGAATTACATTGAAACAGTAGAAACGCTATGTGGAAAGCCGGTAAGGATCATATCTATAGGAAAGATAAGGGAGAGCACTATAATAAAGGAATAA
- a CDS encoding phosphotransferase family protein gives MEDMLDKDFIKLIENSFPEIRINKFSSLDYGWNNHVIVVNDEIVFRIPRNKGNESILKNEVNLLKILQKCPFSIPDYIYLNTNPIFFGGYRMIHGDYLNNAGKLGKGLISDFLTLRTFLDTIGSDDVRRTGLPVYNYKKWVEGQGERIEKYKLSLNEIMPEKFLSAVKEKWYEVSEDMEQLDMGLIHGDLYRKNVIISENHRKIRGIIDWSDSAYGDRALDFAAFGYDFPLKENLHMLQAQKDQFAVRAMKRIIFYRNTDGFYLAHYLAKTGRRKEAEMECRNIVSIWKKYGWY, from the coding sequence ATGGAAGATATGCTGGATAAAGATTTTATAAAGCTCATAGAGAACAGTTTTCCTGAAATTAGAATAAACAAGTTTTCCAGTCTAGATTATGGATGGAACAATCATGTAATAGTTGTAAATGATGAAATTGTTTTTAGGATTCCAAGGAACAAGGGGAATGAATCAATTCTTAAAAACGAGGTGAATCTTCTAAAGATTCTTCAAAAGTGCCCATTCAGCATTCCAGATTATATCTATCTGAACACGAATCCCATATTTTTTGGTGGATATAGGATGATTCATGGCGACTATCTAAACAATGCAGGAAAACTTGGAAAGGGATTGATCAGCGATTTTCTAACTCTGAGGACATTTCTGGATACAATAGGATCAGATGACGTTAGGAGGACGGGTTTGCCTGTTTACAACTATAAAAAATGGGTTGAGGGACAGGGGGAGAGGATAGAAAAATATAAACTTTCCCTCAATGAAATAATGCCTGAGAAGTTCTTAAGTGCAGTGAAGGAAAAATGGTACGAAGTTTCTGAAGACATGGAACAATTGGATATGGGGCTGATTCATGGTGATCTTTACAGGAAGAATGTTATAATATCCGAAAATCATAGAAAAATAAGAGGCATAATAGATTGGAGTGATTCAGCTTACGGAGATCGTGCGCTGGATTTCGCGGCATTTGGATATGATTTTCCGCTAAAGGAAAACCTCCATATGCTTCAGGCACAGAAGGATCAATTTGCAGTAAGAGCCATGAAGAGAATCATTTTTTACAGAAATACAGACGGATTCTATCTGGCTCACTACCTTGCAAAAACAGGAAGAAGAAAGGAGGCAGAAATGGAATGCAGAAATATTGTCAGTATATGGAAGAAATATGGCTGGTATTAA
- the icd gene encoding isocitrate dehydrogenase (NADP(+)): MAYITIDSDNKLKVPNKATIGYIEGDGIGPDITKAMINTVNASIEVAYSGERSIEWEKIMAGEEAFEKTGEHLPKDSLKQIEKCVVSIKGPLTTPIGQGFRSLNVTLRQQFDLYANVRPVKYFPGVPSPVVHPENMNMVVFRENTEDLYSGIEWKYDSEGAKKVREFLSQEFGISLTDDTGIGIKPISKFKSQRLVRKAIEFAIANRRRSVTLMHKGNIMKYTEGAFKDWGYEIAKHEFGQQTVTEDEYLQNPDAMGDRIVIKDRIADNMFQQALTRTAEYDVIAAPNLNGDYISDALAAQVGGIGIAPGANIGDVYAIFEAVHGTAPKYAGMDVANPTSLILSATMLLRHIGWTEAADILDNAVTACYKDQKVTQDLARILNIRALKCSEFGDEIIKRMKKE; this comes from the coding sequence ATGGCATATATAACAATAGATAGTGATAATAAATTAAAGGTACCCAATAAGGCAACTATTGGTTACATTGAAGGAGATGGGATCGGTCCGGATATTACCAAAGCCATGATAAACACTGTAAATGCCTCCATAGAAGTAGCCTATTCAGGTGAAAGGTCAATAGAATGGGAAAAAATAATGGCTGGAGAAGAAGCCTTTGAAAAAACTGGAGAACATTTACCCAAGGATTCACTGAAACAGATAGAAAAGTGTGTCGTGTCCATAAAGGGACCACTGACAACTCCCATAGGTCAGGGGTTCAGGAGTCTGAATGTTACACTTCGCCAGCAGTTTGATCTGTATGCTAATGTAAGGCCTGTAAAATATTTTCCAGGAGTTCCATCGCCAGTTGTGCATCCAGAAAATATGAATATGGTGGTATTCAGGGAGAATACAGAAGACCTCTATTCGGGAATTGAGTGGAAATATGACTCCGAAGGGGCGAAGAAAGTAAGAGAGTTTTTATCACAGGAGTTTGGTATAAGTCTGACTGATGATACTGGCATTGGAATCAAGCCAATAAGCAAGTTTAAGAGCCAAAGGCTTGTAAGAAAGGCAATCGAATTTGCCATAGCGAACAGGAGGAGAAGCGTTACCCTGATGCATAAAGGAAACATAATGAAGTACACAGAAGGAGCCTTTAAGGACTGGGGATACGAAATAGCCAAACATGAATTTGGTCAGCAAACTGTTACAGAAGATGAATATCTTCAGAATCCAGACGCAATGGGTGACAGGATCGTAATAAAGGATAGAATTGCTGATAACATGTTCCAGCAGGCACTTACCAGAACGGCTGAGTATGATGTGATTGCAGCCCCAAATCTAAACGGGGACTACATATCCGATGCACTGGCCGCTCAGGTTGGAGGAATTGGCATTGCACCAGGAGCTAATATAGGTGATGTATATGCAATTTTTGAGGCAGTTCATGGAACGGCCCCAAAATATGCCGGGATGGATGTGGCTAACCCAACGTCACTTATCCTTTCTGCAACTATGCTATTAAGGCACATCGGCTGGACAGAAGCTGCGGACATACTGGATAACGCGGTAACTGCATGTTACAAAGATCAGAAGGTAACACAGGATCTTGCCAGAATACTAAATATAAGAGCACTCAAATGCTCAGAATTTGGCGATGAAATAATAAAGAGGATGAAGAAAGAGTAG
- a CDS encoding DsrE family protein codes for MKVVIQVSEKDKIPMGNIVGSHIAVLKDVETIEVVFLEGAIVATVNEEMIKPLLEEKKLILMACKTSMEMNNIKASDLVKGVSPTPQGGFIEIIRRQQEGWYYIHV; via the coding sequence ATGAAGGTAGTGATACAGGTATCAGAAAAGGATAAAATTCCGATGGGGAATATTGTCGGATCTCACATTGCAGTTTTAAAGGATGTTGAAACTATAGAGGTGGTATTTCTGGAAGGTGCCATAGTGGCAACCGTAAATGAGGAAATGATAAAGCCTCTACTGGAAGAAAAAAAGCTTATATTAATGGCATGTAAAACTTCTATGGAAATGAACAACATAAAAGCTTCAGATCTTGTGAAGGGAGTTTCACCTACACCTCAGGGTGGGTTCATCGAAATCATAAGGAGACAGCAGGAAGGATGGTACTACATTCATGTATAG
- the lipB gene encoding lipoyl(octanoyl) transferase LipB, which translates to MINLSTSSQFLDLGIREYEEVWNFQKKLHFLRYNDLIEDTFIFVEHSPGVYTIGRGANPENYKGLNPILIERGGDVTYHGPGQLVIYPIVRVFNENERKDVRLFVQTLEKIVMNSFTELGYEPHLGEEPGIWVTNSPNGDKKVCSLGMKIDRGVSYHGLAVNYGEASLEGFMKIRPCGLDSEVMGYLGIEKDKIMNSILDILQSSYRKLERKNEEYFIDILKKDL; encoded by the coding sequence ATGATAAACCTCTCCACTTCAAGCCAATTTCTTGATCTTGGAATACGAGAGTATGAAGAAGTCTGGAATTTCCAGAAAAAACTTCATTTTTTAAGGTATAACGATCTAATAGAAGATACGTTTATTTTTGTTGAACATTCTCCTGGAGTATACACCATAGGCCGGGGTGCAAACCCAGAGAATTATAAGGGTCTAAATCCGATACTCATTGAAAGAGGCGGGGATGTAACCTACCATGGGCCTGGACAGCTGGTAATTTATCCAATTGTTAGAGTTTTTAATGAAAATGAGAGAAAGGATGTTAGATTGTTCGTCCAGACGCTAGAAAAGATAGTGATGAATTCATTCACAGAACTCGGCTATGAACCACATCTTGGGGAAGAACCGGGCATTTGGGTCACTAATTCCCCAAATGGTGACAAAAAAGTCTGCTCCCTTGGAATGAAAATAGATAGGGGTGTATCGTACCATGGACTGGCGGTAAATTATGGAGAAGCGTCCCTTGAAGGTTTCATGAAAATAAGACCGTGCGGACTCGATTCTGAAGTTATGGGGTACCTTGGAATTGAAAAGGATAAGATAATGAATTCAATTCTAGATATTCTCCAATCATCCTACAGAAAACTGGAAAGAAAAAATGAGGAATATTTTATTGATATTCTAAAAAAGGATTTATAG
- the lpdA gene encoding dihydrolipoyl dehydrogenase: protein MKYDAIIIGGGPGGYSTAIRLGQLGRSVLLVEKNKVGGECLNYGCIPSKALIEMSESLSYLKTLPGVRLSYNIDMNQWQGWKWSMINRLVSGVETLCRAYGVKIINGDAKIVDKQHVQIGSETHQCDSLVIATGSSPTRIDAFKDVMYNKEILDIKTVPKDLVIIGGGYIGVELGTAFAKLGAQVTLIEMLPSILTGIDPELIKPVERKMKEMGIRILLSAKVSSVEKKDKYFVKMESGASISAEAVLVTVGRKPNTEGFGLETLKLEMENGFIKTDKYKMTSERGVYAVGDVSTGGPMLAHRAFYDGRVAAHNIAGDKTTVDYYAMPMVVYSDPEIAFTGSRGQKSTRYPLAANGRSQGLNSSNGFYSIYYDEDGTVTGAGIAAPRASEMISELSLAVETGMNVEDIGSTIHPHPTLSEGIQESAEIAYDKPLHFKPIS from the coding sequence ATGAAATATGATGCTATAATTATTGGCGGTGGGCCGGGTGGATATTCTACTGCAATCAGACTTGGTCAGTTGGGAAGAAGCGTTTTGCTGGTTGAGAAAAATAAAGTTGGTGGAGAATGTCTGAATTATGGATGTATCCCATCCAAGGCACTTATAGAAATGTCAGAGAGCTTATCCTATCTTAAGACTCTTCCAGGTGTAAGACTCAGTTACAACATTGATATGAACCAGTGGCAGGGATGGAAATGGTCAATGATAAACAGACTTGTATCTGGTGTTGAAACACTTTGTAGGGCATACGGAGTGAAAATAATTAATGGGGATGCCAAAATAGTGGATAAGCAGCATGTGCAGATTGGTTCCGAGACTCATCAATGCGACAGCCTTGTTATTGCCACAGGATCATCTCCAACAAGAATAGATGCTTTCAAGGATGTGATGTATAACAAGGAGATTCTGGACATAAAGACTGTTCCAAAGGATCTAGTTATTATAGGCGGTGGATACATAGGAGTGGAACTTGGAACTGCCTTTGCAAAACTGGGAGCACAGGTAACACTAATTGAAATGCTGCCGAGTATTCTTACAGGTATTGATCCAGAGCTCATAAAGCCTGTAGAGAGGAAGATGAAGGAAATGGGTATTAGGATTCTTCTCTCCGCAAAGGTTTCATCTGTTGAGAAGAAGGATAAATATTTTGTCAAGATGGAATCGGGTGCAAGCATTTCAGCTGAAGCAGTTCTCGTCACAGTAGGCCGGAAACCTAACACTGAGGGATTCGGTCTGGAAACCCTGAAACTTGAGATGGAAAATGGATTCATAAAGACAGATAAGTACAAGATGACAAGTGAAAGAGGTGTATACGCGGTTGGTGATGTATCCACAGGAGGACCGATGCTGGCACATAGAGCTTTCTATGATGGTAGGGTGGCTGCACATAACATCGCAGGTGACAAAACAACTGTAGATTATTACGCTATGCCAATGGTTGTTTATTCAGATCCAGAAATTGCATTTACCGGGAGTAGAGGACAGAAATCCACAAGATACCCACTTGCGGCAAATGGTAGAAGCCAGGGGCTCAACAGTTCAAATGGATTCTACAGCATATATTATGATGAAGATGGTACTGTGACTGGGGCTGGAATTGCTGCGCCTCGTGCTTCCGAGATGATAAGTGAGCTCAGTCTTGCTGTTGAAACGGGTATGAATGTAGAGGATATTGGATCAACTATTCACCCTCACCCAACACTCTCTGAAGGTATACAGGAATCGGCTGAGATAGCGTATGATAAACCTCTCCACTTCAAGCCAATTTCTTGA
- a CDS encoding dihydrolipoamide acetyltransferase family protein, giving the protein MFKFTLPDIGEGVTEGEIIKWIVKEGDVVKKEQDMVEIMTDKVNINVPSPVEGKVNRILFKEGQVVKVGEVIIEIDDGSKTEEKKPEPASVVKNEPQESISVSEADKEKGGEKKVMNDDQNRRILASPTIRRIAKDRGIDLDTITPTGPNGRVTLEDLDNAEREMKQKAGAPKTSGIKMAPVPPVTARQVEQPKAAEAQSQRMQEPTPIKEEPKVSPQPQPKEPEPALHVEETTNTSEGDQIFEPHGLRRLIFEKMSKSKQIMPHFMVAETVDISKLTKTMNDMKEKGTKVTLTPFFVKAVAVALTEFPKFNAHYDDANKRYIFRKDINMGVAIDTPSGLTVAVVKNALDKSVVQISSEISDLAKKARENKLTLTDVQDSTFTISNVGSIGGLISTPIINYPEVAILAVHRSTKKGTNFESGDDSTIISLSCDHRLIDGADAARFIVKVKSYLEDPISFLIR; this is encoded by the coding sequence ATGTTTAAATTTACTTTGCCGGACATCGGAGAGGGTGTCACAGAAGGGGAAATAATAAAGTGGATTGTCAAAGAAGGCGACGTTGTAAAGAAAGAGCAGGATATGGTAGAAATAATGACTGATAAGGTCAATATAAACGTACCCAGTCCAGTAGAAGGAAAGGTTAATAGAATACTTTTTAAGGAAGGACAGGTTGTTAAAGTTGGAGAAGTCATCATAGAGATTGATGATGGATCAAAGACTGAAGAAAAGAAACCTGAACCTGCGTCTGTGGTTAAGAATGAACCCCAGGAGAGTATATCTGTATCCGAAGCAGATAAAGAGAAGGGAGGTGAAAAGAAAGTGATGAATGATGATCAGAATAGAAGAATACTGGCTTCTCCTACAATAAGGAGGATTGCGAAAGATAGGGGCATAGATCTGGATACCATAACACCAACCGGACCTAATGGAAGGGTGACTCTGGAAGATCTGGATAATGCTGAAAGAGAGATGAAACAAAAGGCTGGAGCGCCCAAAACTTCCGGTATAAAGATGGCACCTGTACCGCCAGTAACTGCCAGGCAGGTTGAACAGCCAAAGGCTGCTGAGGCACAGAGCCAGAGGATGCAGGAACCGACTCCTATTAAGGAAGAACCTAAAGTGAGTCCCCAACCACAGCCAAAGGAGCCTGAGCCAGCCCTTCATGTGGAAGAGACCACGAATACATCTGAGGGAGATCAGATCTTCGAACCTCATGGTCTTAGAAGATTGATATTTGAGAAAATGTCAAAATCAAAACAGATCATGCCCCATTTTATGGTTGCGGAAACTGTTGATATTTCAAAACTTACAAAAACCATGAACGATATGAAAGAAAAAGGGACAAAAGTTACTCTAACACCATTCTTTGTGAAAGCTGTAGCAGTGGCACTCACCGAGTTTCCAAAATTTAATGCCCATTATGATGATGCAAATAAGAGATATATATTCAGAAAGGATATTAATATGGGAGTTGCAATAGATACACCATCTGGATTGACAGTAGCTGTTGTAAAAAACGCACTGGATAAATCAGTTGTCCAGATATCATCTGAGATATCCGATCTTGCAAAGAAGGCTAGAGAAAATAAGTTAACCCTAACGGACGTGCAGGATTCAACCTTTACAATATCTAATGTTGGGTCTATTGGTGGATTAATATCAACACCGATCATAAATTATCCGGAGGTTGCTATACTTGCAGTTCACAGATCTACAAAGAAAGGAACTAATTTCGAATCAGGAGATGACAGTACAATAATCTCACTTTCATGCGATCATAGACTTATAGATGGTGCAGATGCAGCCAGATTTATTGTGAAGGTAAAATCATATCTGGAGGACCCCATATCTTTCCTGATAAGGTGA